One stretch of Rhinatrema bivittatum chromosome 8, aRhiBiv1.1, whole genome shotgun sequence DNA includes these proteins:
- the ATP5F1E gene encoding ATP synthase subunit epsilon, mitochondrial has product MVAYWRQAGLSYIRFSQICARVVRDALKPQFKVEADKAAVANVKTVKPKKDNV; this is encoded by the exons ATGGTAGCGTACTGGAGGCAGGCCGGGctgag ttacatCCGATTCTCTCAGATCTGTGCTCGGGTTGTCCGAGATGCACTGAAGCCTCAGTTCAAAGTGGAAGCTGACAAAGCAGCTGTAGCTAATGTTAAAACAGTAAAACCAAAAAAGGACAACGTCTAG
- the TUBB1 gene encoding tubulin beta-1 chain, with product MREIVHLQIGQCGNQIGAKFWDVISDEHGIDATGNYKGDSDLQLERINVYFNEAYSHKYVPRAVLIDLEPGTMDSLRSSKIGPLFRPDNFIHGNSGAGNNWAKGHYTEGAELVESVLDVVRNESESCDCLQGFQLVHSLGGGTGSGMGTLLINKIREEYPDRIMNTFSIMPSPKVSDTVVEPYNAILSIHQLIENTDETFCIDNEALYDICFRTLKMTNPTYGDLNHLVSMTMSGVTTSLRFPGQLNADLRKLAVNMVPFPRLHFFMPGFAPLTSRGSQQYRALTVPELTQQMFDARNMMTACDPHHGRYLTVAGIFRGRMSTKEVDEQMLAVQTKNSAYFVEWIPNNVKVAVCDIPPRGLKLASTFIGNNTAIQEIFRRIADQFSAMFRRKAFLHWYTGEGMDEMEFTEAEGNTNDLVSEYQQYQDATAELEGYYEEEDEKETKYHVAEIVEKAF from the exons ATGCGTGAAATTGTCCACCTTCAGATTGGCCAATGTGGTAATCAAATTGGGGCCAAG TTCTGGGACGTGATAAGCGATGAACACGGGATTGATGCGACTGGAAACTACAAGGGAGATTCCGACTTGCAGCTCGAGAGAATCAATGTCTACTTCAACGAAGCTTATt CTCACAAGTATGTGCCTCGAGCTGTCCTGATCGATCTGGAGCCAGGGACTATGGACAGCCTCCGATCCAGTAAAATAGGTCCCCTCTTCCGCCCTGACAACTTTATTCATG GTAACTCAGGTGCTGGCAATAACTGGGCTAAGGGTCACTATACGGAAGGAGCCGAACTAGTAGAATCTGTGCTGGACGTTGTGAGGAACGAAAGTGAGAGCTGCGACTGTCTCCAGGGCTTTCAGCTTGTCCATTCCCTAGGAGGGGGAACGGGCTCAGGCATGGGAACCCTCCTTATCAACAAAATCCGGGAAGAATACCCCGACCGAATCATGAACACCTTCAGCATTATGCCTTCCCCCAAGGTCTCGGACACGGTTGTAGAACCGTACAACGCCATTCTGTCCATCCATCAGCTCATCGAGAATACGGATGAAACCTTCTGCATCGACAACGAAGCACTGTACGACATCTGCTTCCGAACCTTAAAGATGACCAACCCCACCTATGGCGACCTCAACCATTTAGTGTCCATGACAATGAGTGGTGTTACCACCTCGTTGCGTTTCCCTGGCCAACTGAATGCGGACCTGAGGAAGCTGGCTGTAAATATGGTGCCTTTCCCTCGCTTACACTTCTTCATGCCTGGCTTCGCCCCTCTGACATCCCGGGGCAGTCAGCAGTACAGGGCCCTCACCGTTCCAGAGCTCACACAGCAAATGTTCGATGCTCGCAACATGATGACGGCCTGTGACCCTCACCATGGGCGCTACCTGACTGTGGCAGGCATCTTCAGAGGCCGGATGTCCACAAAAGAAGTAGACGAGCAGATGTTGGCTGTTCAGACCAAGAACAGCGCATACTTTGTGGAGTGGATCCCCAACAACGTCAAGGTGGCAGTCTGCGACATCCCACCCCGGGGCCTCAAGTTGGCCTCGACCTTCATAGGCAACAACACAGCCATCCAAGAGATCTTCCGCCGAATTGCTGATCAGTTCTCGGCCATGTTCCGGAGAAAAGCTTTTCTGCACTGGTACACTGGGGAGGGAATGGATGAGATGGAGTTCACTGAAGCAGAAGGTAACACCAATGACTTGGTGTCGGAGTACCAGCAGTATCAGGATGCGACTGCAGAACTAGAAGGATATTACGAGGAAGAGGACGAGAAGGAAACCAAGTACCACGTGGCAGAAATAGTGGAAAAGGCATTTTAA